In one window of Amblyraja radiata isolate CabotCenter1 chromosome 29, sAmbRad1.1.pri, whole genome shotgun sequence DNA:
- the LOC116989350 gene encoding immunoglobulin lambda-1 light chain-like isoform X2 translates to MQTLCFIWSLALWLSSGESQTVTQPAAVSVNPGVTATLDCNVGIKDIGYSYWYKQIPGTTPQWILRYHYSDAAPTYGSGFSSDRFTSKANSAATVYQLIISKVEVNDAAVYYCMKWFTASSTGVFGPGTKLFVTASQLPDPSVKLLGPSDEEMSAKGAGTLVCLVSKLSAGFPAVSWTVDGSPPSGEVQTSAMRRDTDNTFSLSSYLTVLGADWSSGKLYSCTVQQGAASKISATLTQSSC, encoded by the exons ATGCAAACGCTGTGCTTtatctggtctctggcactgtggctGAGCT CTGGGGAGAGTCAGACCGTAACCCAACCTGCGGCCGTGTCGGTGAATCCAGGGGTCACGGCCACGCTGGACTGCAATGTCGGAATAAAGGATATCGGATACTCTTATTGGTACAAACAGATACCGGGAACAACTCCTCAATGGATCCTCCGGTATCATTACTCAGATGCCGCCCCGACCTATGGGTCTGGGTTTAGCAGCGACCGTTTCACATCGAAAGCCAACAGCGCCGCCACCGTTTACCAGTTGATCATAAGCAAGGTGGAGGTGAATGACGCTGCCGTCTATTACTGTATGAAGTGGTTTACAGCGAGCAGTAC GGGGGTGTTCGGCCCAGGGACCAAGCTCTTTGTTACAG CTTCGCAGCTCCCAGACCCTTCAGTGAAACTGCTGGGGCCGTCAGACGAGGAGATGTCCGCTAAAGGAGCGGGCACCTTAGTTTGCCTGGTCAGTAAACTGTCCGCGGGCTTCCCCGCCGTCAGCTGGACAGTGGACGGGAGTCCGCCGAGCGGTGAGGTGCAAACCAGCGCGATGAGGCGGGACACGGACAACACCTTCAGTCTCAGCAGCTACCTGACGGTGCTCGGCGCAGACTGGAGCAGTGGGAAGTTGTACTCCTGCACAGTTCAGCAAGGAGCAGCCTCGAAAATATCCGCCACACTCACACAATCCAGCTGTTAA
- the LOC116989350 gene encoding immunoglobulin lambda-1 light chain-like isoform X1, translating into MQTLCFIWSLALWLSSGESQTVTQPAAVSVNPGVTATLDCNVGIKDIGYSYWYKQIPGTTPQWILRYHYSDAAPTYGSGFSSDRFTSKANSAATVYQLIISKVEVNDAAVYYCMKWFTASSTYVFGPGTKLFVTASQLPDPSVKLLGPSDEEMSAKGAGTLVCLVSKLSAGFPAVSWTVDGSPPSGEVQTSAMRRDTDNTFSLSSYLTVLGADWSSGKLYSCTVQQGAASKISATLTQSSC; encoded by the exons ATGCAAACGCTGTGCTTtatctggtctctggcactgtggctGAGCT CTGGGGAGAGTCAGACCGTAACCCAACCTGCGGCCGTGTCGGTGAATCCAGGGGTCACGGCCACGCTGGACTGCAATGTCGGAATAAAGGATATCGGATACTCTTATTGGTACAAACAGATACCGGGAACAACTCCTCAATGGATCCTCCGGTATCATTACTCAGATGCCGCCCCGACCTATGGGTCTGGGTTTAGCAGCGACCGTTTCACATCGAAAGCCAACAGCGCCGCCACCGTTTACCAGTTGATCATAAGCAAGGTGGAGGTGAATGACGCTGCCGTCTATTACTGTATGAAGTGGTTTACAGCGAGCAGTACTTAC GTGTTCGGCCCAGGGACCAAGCTCTTTGTTACAG CTTCGCAGCTCCCAGACCCTTCAGTGAAACTGCTGGGGCCGTCAGACGAGGAGATGTCCGCTAAAGGAGCGGGCACCTTAGTTTGCCTGGTCAGTAAACTGTCCGCGGGCTTCCCCGCCGTCAGCTGGACAGTGGACGGGAGTCCGCCGAGCGGTGAGGTGCAAACCAGCGCGATGAGGCGGGACACGGACAACACCTTCAGTCTCAGCAGCTACCTGACGGTGCTCGGCGCAGACTGGAGCAGTGGGAAGTTGTACTCCTGCACAGTTCAGCAAGGAGCAGCCTCGAAAATATCCGCCACACTCACACAATCCAGCTGTTAA